In Tachysurus vachellii isolate PV-2020 chromosome 10, HZAU_Pvac_v1, whole genome shotgun sequence, the following proteins share a genomic window:
- the kif20ba gene encoding kinesin-like protein KIF20B isoform X1 → MMESCFNEKVARAETILVEDLRRDLRFDLTEIAEAQDSGFLDREFLQVYLRIRPLSQAEIESGESQDCVTIHPPDTVLLKAPRSSLSARASDKSVPQTAQRFQFSQVFGADTAQKDLFDGTVRNLVRDVLEGKNSLVFTYGVTNAGKTFTFLGPEHDVGILPRSLNMIFSSLEGRIFTQSSVKPHRSQDVLKLSKEQQVEENISKRNLFRLLRENDSQKNTSSLSSSSRSEGSEPVDPDSSASDRSFSVDAGLHTRFSVWVSFCEIYNENIHDLLEQPSGTGARRANLRLCQDTKGNSFIKDLRWVQVNSSDEAFKVMKLGKKNQSISSTKLNQLSSRSHSIFTVRILRVEDVVSLSVQSVSELSLCDLAGSERCGKTQNKGDRLKEAGNINTSLLSLGKCINALKGSQQARPHVPFRESKLTHYLQGFFTGRGRAAMIVNINQCASMYDETLNVLKFSAVAQKVVVLSVPSVLPLVVKRSAREVSFIINKATKQGARRTSLVQWEHSRGGGGEVSEEEEEDEEESMMEDTLQEEEGKETVLLDKDVYENQLLQIEELQEQLRTLRAETVAVEVRIREEVTKEFSELFTQMQNDYNERISKERELVEDRCERRLEIFKNLVEKTGRETCSEDEAPTRAQERESPSLHCMLDSMSTDLFGIRKDAEAAQSCLVTGDNQPTVMLRDLQEKVTELTEKLSEVQKQLQSKTQELEAQSSLVEELKDMRKSREERLNELMVLCVEKDDGITKLQAALDRAEESSTKNNALIKDLLLLKHNCTCSQRRTRPETRKRRQEGEEPEDVHGQPPLKKGSLKDTASSEDLADDDDDDDPPMAEVKGSSNIVSVCHNDLSATEVKGQVDRRQKDEQIADLQRERQTLEFCIQELKSALEEEKRSCARMLRETEQKVAEEQQQNLQSIITRMDEMEEKLNTAEKTCAVLKTSQTVEPGNEIERKDTLIKNLQQEVTRLKQEADRFAETKDARQDVSRLQKENESKDERVKTLERQLRENRNIHDNLQRVNFDLQAEVGVLKGVIKELEKAALLVKESKHKEKTDPEPSNKEALIAKKEAELAAVQQEAQETRKREVERRRELLAVAEEAIAQKDAELQKREEELSRLKEEMKCSSGKLSSLSVDVQRREEEVSDLREKLADSKKQIQQVQKEICSVRDVEKSLKQKLCDVEKVKSQLQKDLSSRDRTIQQLRSAPSSDPKVEGHVQLYNKALKDLQERQGVIEEMRLVLSEQEETQTQMDLELENRETQIHQLTEEMENLKELLLKQRNSKQIHHHEPAHSDDITRAKEEAAQAQDHLKMASEKHQAERRKWTEEKLLLISQAKDAEERRNQDMRRFAEDREKHARQHSEMESLKTRLAEREQQIDEWRKERDTLVSALEVQLKKLVSTIAEKDEQIRNLKCTDTHQPPEMCDNGVMEQLKEKEAELKQLREQLRETTRTHTTTESSTQTVVEEECVSERLVNSNTLKTTGRTRASVTSQGSCGSGPSVLDSSVISTETGRCSRFPRPELEISFSSLHPERFRLKRPGENGEVTVNVSHTHNTRKRKSSEVERKRSSNRKSKARPTTAPQDGVESENRRNMRCKKAPCLTAHQEEEMSPALLGKSSHDSHSSLQGKKEGKLQKIGDFLNSSPTFLGSKAKRIMGLMSGRSPDEGGSSLSLKRSKRKINISSPMNISANQIISRDVEEREDQLNVKKRLRNKTPK, encoded by the exons GACTCTGGCTTCCTTGACAGAGAGTTTTTACAGGTCTACCTCCGTATAAGACCTTTGTCACAGGCTGAAATTGAAAGCGGTGAATCACAG gACTGCGTCACCATCCATCCTCCTGACACGGTTCTCCTCAAAGCCCCCAGGTCGTCTCTGTCGGCCAGAGCCAGCGACAAATCAGTTCCTCAAACAGCACAGCGctttcagttctctcag GTTTTTGGAGCGGACACGGCGCAGAAGGACCTGTTTGACGGCACTGTGAGAAATCTGGTCAGAGATGTCCTGGAGGGGAAAAACTCCCTGGTCTTTACATATGGAGTCACAAACGCAGGAAAGACCTTCACCTTTTTAG gcccAGAACACGATGTGGGCATCCTGCCGCGCTCTTTAAACATGATCTTCAGCAGTCTGGAGGGTCGGATCTTCACCCAGAGCAGCGTGAAGCCTCACCGCTCTCAGGATGTTCTGAAGCTCAGTAAGGAGCAGCAGGTGGAGGAGAACATCAGCAAACGCAACCTCTTCAGACTCCTCAGAGAG AATGATAGTCAGAAAAACACAAGCAGTCTGAGCTCCAGCTCCAGGTCTGAAG GTTCAGAACCGGTCGATCCCGACAGCTCTGCGTCTGATAGGAGCTTCAGCGTGGACGCAGGCCTCCACACCAGGTTCTCCGTGTGGGTGTCTTTCTGTGAGATCTACAACGAGAACATCCACGATTTACTGGAGCAGCCGAGCGGCACTGGAGCACGACGTGCCAACCTGCGCCTCTGTCAGGACACCAAGGGGAACTCCTTCATCAAGG atctgCGCTGGGTGCAGGTCAACAGCTCTGATGAAGCATTTAAGGTCATGAAACTAGGCAAAAAGAACCAGAGTATTTCATCTACTAAACTCAATCAGCTGTCCAGCAGGAG tcacagtatcTTCACGGTGAGGATTTTGAGAGTTGAGGACGTTGTTTCTCTCAGTGTGCAgtctgtcagtga gctGTCTCTGTGTGACCTGGCCGGATCAGAGCGATGTGGAAAAACTCAGAATAAAGGCGATCGACTGAAGGAGGCTGGAAACATCAACACGTCTCTGCTCAGCCTGGGGAAGTGCATCAATGCTCTGAAAGGCAGCCAGCAGGCCAG GCCACATGTGCCGTTCAGAGAGAGTAAACTCACACACTACCTGCAGGGGTTCTTCACGGGTCGAGGGAGAGCCGCCATGATCGTCAACATCAACCAGTGTGCCTCTATGTACGACGAGACGCTCAACGTCCTCAAGTTCTCCGCCGTGGCACAGAAA gtggTGGTCCTCTCTGTCCCCTCCGTCCTCCCGTTGGTGGTGAAGAGGAGTGCGAGGGAAGTGTCCTTCATCATTAATAAGGCGACTAAACAGGGGGCACGCCGGACATCTCTGGTGCAATGGGAGCACAGCCGGGGAGGAGGGGGGGAGGTGtctgaagaagaggaggaggatgaagaggagagCATGATGGAGGACACGCTGCaggaggaagaaggaaaggAGACGGTGCTGCTGGATAAAGACGTGTATGAG aatcagCTGTTGCAGATAGAGGAGCTGCAGGAACAGTTGAGGACGTTGAGGGCGGAGACTGTAGCTGTGGAGGTTCGAATCCGAGAGGAAGTGACTAAAGAGTTCTCAGAGCTCTTCACTCAGATGCAGAATGACTATAA TGAGCGGatcagtaaagagagagagttggtgGAGGACAGGTGTGAACGCCGGCTTGAGATTTTCAAAAACCTGGTGGAGAAAACCGGCAGAGAAACTTGCAGTGAGGATGAAGCTCCTACTAGAGCACAG gagagagagTCTCCCTCTCTACACTGCATGCTGGACTCCATGTCCACTGACCTGTTTGGGATCAGGAAGGACGCCGAAGCGGCTCAGTCATGTTTGGTGACCGGTGATAACCAACCCACAGTGATGCTGCGTGACCTTCAGGAAAAGGTCACAGAACTGACGGAGAAGCTCAGTGAAGTGCAGAAACAGCTGCAGAGCAAAACTCAGG AGTTGGAAGCTCAGAGCAGCCTGGTAGAGGAGCTGAAGGACATGAGGAAG AGTCGTGAAGAGAGGCTGAATGAACTGATGGTGCTGTGTGTAGAGAAAGACGACGGGATCACTAAACTTCAGGCCGCGCTGGACAGAGCTGAAGAGAGCAGCACCAAGAAC AACGCCCTGATTAAAGACCTCCTCCTGCTGAAACACAACTGCACATGCTCACAACGGCGGACACGCCCCGAAACCAGGAAGCGCAGACAGGAAGGGGAGGAACCGGAGGACGTCCACGGACAGCCCCCTTTAAAGAAAG GGTCTCTTAAGGACACGGCAAGCTCAGAAGATCtagcagatgatgatgatgatgatgatccacCTATGgctgaggtcaaag GTTCTTCAAACATCGTTAGCGTCTGCCATAACGACTTATCTGCGACCGAGGTCAAAGGTCAGGTCGACCGTCGTCAGAAGGACGAGCAGATTGCAGATCTGCAGCGGGAACGGCAGACTCTGGAGTTCTGCATCCAGGAGCTGAAATCCGCACTGGAAGAAGAGAAGCGATCCTGCGCCAGGATGCTACGAGAAACGGAGCAGAAGGTCGCAGAGGAGCAGCAGCAAAACCTTCAGTCCATCATCACGAGGATGGACGAGATGGAGGAGAAACTCAACACTGCTGAGAAAACCTGCGCCGTCTTAAAAACGTCTCAGACGGTAGAGCCGGGAAACGAGATCGAGCGCAAAGACACACTCATCAAAAATTTACAGCAGGAAGTGACTCGACTCAAACAGGAAGCAGATCGTTTCGCTGAGACGAAAGACGCGCGCCAGGACGTCTCCAGGTTACAGAAGGAGAACGAGAGCAAAGACGAGAGAGTGAAAACCCTGGAACGTCAGCTGCGAGAAAACCGAAATATTCATGACAACCTCCAGAGAGTGAACTTTGACCTCCAGGCCGAGGTCGGCGTCCTGAAAGGTGTCATCAAGGAATTAGAGAAGGCGGCACTTCTAGTGAAGGAGAGCAAACACAAAGAGAAGACGGACCCCGAGCCGTCCAATAAGGAGGCCCTGATAGCCAAGAAGGAGGCGGAGCTCGCTGCTGTCCAACAAGAAGCACAGGAGACACgaaagagagaggtggagaggaggagagagctTCTAGCTGTAGCTGAGGAGGCCATCGCTCAGAAGGATGCAGAACTTCAAAAACGAGAGGAGGAGCTCAGCAG GCTGAAGGAGGAGATGAAGTGCAGTAGTGGAAAATTGTCGAGTCTGTCTGTAGATGTTcagaggagagaggaagaggtgtCTGACCTGAGGGAGAAACTCGCCGACTCAAAGAAGCAGATTCAGCAGGTGCAGAAGGAG atctgCTCCGTGCGCGATGTAGAGAAGTCTCTAAAGCAGAAGCTGTGTGATGTTGAGAAGGTGAAGTCTCAGCTACAGAAGGACCTCTCGAGCCGAGATCGCACCATCCAGCAGCTCAGGAGT GCTCCTTCGTCTGATCCTAAGGTCGAGGGTCATGTCCAGCTTTACAATAAAGCTCTTAAAG atctgcAGGAGCGTCAGGGTGTGATAGAGGAGATGCGTCTGGTTCTCAGTGAGCAGGAAGAAACTCAGACTCAAATGGACCTGGAGCTGGAGAACAGAGAAACTCAGATCCATCAACTCACAGAGg agatgGAGAACCTGAAAGAGCTGCTCCTGAAACAAAGGAACAGCAAACAGATCCATCATCATGAACCAGCAcacagtgatgacatcacacggGCTAAAGAGGAAGCAGCGCAGGCTCAGGACCACCTGAAG atggccAGTGAGAAACATCAGGCTGAACGTAGGAAGTGGACGGAGGAGAAGCTACTCCTGATCTCTCAAGCGAAGGACgcagaggagaggaggaacCAGGACATGAGGCGCTTTGCTGAGGACAGAGAGAAACATGCTCGCCAACACAGTGAGATG GAGTCATTGAAGACCCGTCTGGCTGAGCGTGAGCAGCAGATAGATGAgtggaggaaggagagagacacactCGTCTCTGCTCTGGAGGTCCAGCTAAAGAAACTCGTTTCCACCATCGCAGAGAAAGACGAGCAGATCAGAAATCTGAAGTGTACTGACACCCACCAACCACCAGAG ATGTGTGATAATGGAGTGATGGAGCAGCTGAAGGAGAAGGAGGCAGAACTGAAACAATTGAGAGAGCAGCTACGAGagacaacacgcacacacactactacagaGTCATCTACAcag ACCGTGGTGGAGGAGGAGTGTGTATCTGAGCGACTGGTGAACAGCAACACACTGAAAACCACTGGCCGAACTCGAGCATCCGTCACCAGCCAG GGGTCTTGTGGCAGTGGCCCATCTGTGTTGGACTCATCAGTCATCTCCACAGAAACAGGTCGATGTTCACGGTTCCCGCGGCCTGAGCTTGAGATCTCATTCAGCTCCCTGCACCCAGAACGCTTCCGCCTGAAACGGCCTGGAGAGAACGGGGAGGTCACAGTcaacgtctcacacacacacaacacacgcaagAGGAAGAGCAGCGAGGTGGAGAGG AAGCGAAGCAGCAACAGAAAGAGCAAAGCGAGACCCACCACAGCTCCTCAG gacgGGGTAGAGAGTGAGAACAGGAGGAATATGAGGTGTAAGAAAGCTCCGTGTCTTACTGCACACCAGGAGGAGGAG ATGTCTCCTGCACTACTTGGGAAAAGTTCCCATGATTCTCACTCAAGTCTGCAAGGAAAAAAGGAGGGAAAGTTGCAGAAGATTGGAGATTTCCTGAACAGCTCCCCAACATTCCTGGGCAgtaaag cTAAGAGGATTATGGGATTGATGAGTGGAAGGTCTCCAGATGAAGGTGGCTCGTCTCTGAGTCTGAAACGCTCCAAAAGAAAGATCAACATCTCGTCCCCTATGAACATCTCCGCtaatcag ATCATCAGTCGTGATgtggaggagagagaagatCAGCTGAACGTCAAGAAACGACTTCGCAACAAAACTCCCAAGTAG